A stretch of DNA from Glycine max cultivar Williams 82 chromosome 18, Glycine_max_v4.0, whole genome shotgun sequence:
TTTACTCTATGAATCAGTTTTTTAACTTCCTCACTTGTGTCTTGCTTAATCTCTTGGGTTTCGGTTTCAGTTTCTTGAGCAGTATGGGGAAGTAAGCATGTTGGATTTAAAAGGTGCTGATGCTACCAAAGTTGTTCTTGTTATTGGAATAATGACTCTCCATTCTTTTGGGGAGGGATCTGGTGTTGGGGTCTCATTTGCTGGGTCAAAGGGTTTCACTCAAGGCCTGTTGGTAACTTTGGCTATTGCGGTACACAACATTCCTGAGGGCTTAGCTGTGAGCATGGTGCTTGCATCAAGGGGCGTCTCTCCACAGAATGCTATGTTATGGAGCATAATTACATCTTTACCCCAGGTAATTCTTAATTCAAGAATTTAACTATCTTAAATTGTCAAGGAGAAAATTATTTGACTTTAGTCAGCATATCACTTTCGAGAGTTGCCTTTATGAGTTATATATACTATAATTTTGCAATCCCTTCTGCCCGTCATGAACCCCATGCTCATATTATCCTTAGGAATAAAATTAGGATTGGATGGGTCTCAGACTCTCAGTCACTCCACTCTGTTTTGATGTGTTTTTAGTCTGATACAAGTGAGGTGTAATATGTTGCATGATTAGGCCAGAACCATTTGTTGTAGTGCTTTTCACTGATTGGTAGTGTCATCCAACCTAAGAGGACTACTCTGTCTTTGTACTATTACATAGACCATCGATGATTTGATAGGGTCCTTTAAGTTTGTCATTGCTGTCTTTCAACTCATCCTCTTAACATCTTATTCTGTATGTCAATGCAGCCAATTGTAGCCGTTCCTTCATTTATTTGTGCTGATGCATTCAGCAAGTTTCTTCCTTTTTGTACGGGATTTGCTGCTGGATGCATGATTTGGATGGTCATTGCGGAAGTGCTTCCTGATGCTTTCAAGGTTATTTCCCATTATTATTATACACCAAAGATATTTGATGTTTTCTTCTCCTGCAGCATTCTAAAGACTTAAAAATTGGCTTttcattacttttttattttaatttttttggctttttggcATGGGTCAACTCAAAGCTTAAGCTATTAGACAAAGGTTCATAAATGGTTTTATATCTCTAGCAATCCCTCTAAAGCAATGTTCAAGCCTCCTTACCTTGTgctgtaatttaatttaattttatcattaacaACAGGGGTGACTAGTATTAAACCATTGACCATTGTGATACCATTCAAGATAAAGTTTATTAAGCTTTAAGCTATAAGCTTGTTACAAGTAAACCCTTCAAAAGgtggtgggggggggggggggggaacagAGTGATAATATGGTCTTTGGTAAACATGAAAAAGGTGGTTGGTGTATGCCTTACATATCATCCATTTTCTCCATGGGGCAGGACTTCAGATCTTTGAGTCACATACATTTTTATGTTGTTATCATTTCGCTTACTTTTTTTGAATAGTGTTTTCACTtttcagatatatatatataaccttaGTTTCTCTTCCATGTGAATTATAGGAAGCCTCAGCTTCACAGGTTGCATCAGCTGCAACCCTTTCTGTAGCATTTATGGAAGCTCTCAGCACCTTCTTCCAGAATTTCAGTCATGACTACAAGTGAGTTTGTATTGGATTTTCTTTTGGTTATTAGTATATTACATTGTTTGGATTTTGTTGCTCGGATGAAATAGTATTTAATCATCCATGCTCTGTTGCTAAATTTGCTTAATGTAGAGATGTGCCGAATGCTaccctcttttctttcttctgttACAGTTTTCTTTTCCctaaattttgatttctttgttaCAGCTCTGAGGATGCTTCAGGcttttttgtttcattactTTTTGGTCTTGGCCCTTTACTTGGAGGAATTATTTTGGTTGTATTTGCTCTTGCTTTGCGTCTTCAGCATGCTCTCCTCATGGGCACCGCATGCGGTATTGCCTTTGTTCTCGGTGCCTGGCGACCGGTGCAGCTTATTTTGTCTTCAAAATTGGGACTTTTCCCTGTTTTGTTACTCCTTGCAATGGGGgctgctttcatccatgtttcaTCATCTGGTGTATTGAAGGTGGCAGCATCCAAGAAAGCCTCAGTCAATGACTTACCTACACTCACCGGCTTCCCACTCAGTGTTCACACCCTTCAATCATTCATATCATGTGGTGCAGTTGCGTTTCACGCATTGGCTGAAGGACTTGCATTGGGAGTGGCTGCACCAAAAGCATATGGGCTTGGTCGTCACATGGTCCTTCCAGTCTCTCTACATGGGCTTCCTCGAGGTGCAGCTGTGGCTAGCTGTATATTTGGAGCCACTGATAGCTGGCACGGTTCTCTAGCAACAGCTGCCATAATTGGATTCATGGGACCAATATCAGCAATAGGAGCTATTCTTACTGGTATTGACTATAGTGGTCTTGATCACATAATGGTTCTTGCCTGTGGTGGATTGATACCTAGCTTTGGAAATGTAGTAAAGAGAGCTCTAAGTTTGGACAAGAGGAAAAGCACCTGTGGCCTCATCATGGGTATTGGGTTTGCTACTTTATGTCTAACATTCACTAGGTTGGTTTGCTTACATACACCTTACTGCAATTCTGCACCAGAGGCTGTCAGATAAGAGTCTTGTGCTGCCTCTGCCGCATGTGCTATTGTTACTCTTCTTGTAACAGTTGTATACATTTCTGTAATTCGATTTCCCGAAACATGGTTAGCCTAATCTGAAGAGATCATCCTTGGTAAAGAAACTAGAAAGAGCAATTTCAAACGGAAGTTCCCTAAGAGGAAGGCAGATTTACAAGTGACCAAAGTTTTCATGTAGAACATATCCATGGGTGTCATATTTTAGTGCTTACTTGTATATATAGTTTTACACATGATCTAAATTTGCCGAACATTGTAAAACTATTGAGAAGTGAAACAGatgattttcatatatttttttttattttggcatGTTATGTATGAATAGAATCGATATTTTGCAATGTTACTTCCtacatgttcttttcttttttgttgtttatgatGATTTACGAAATAGTTGCAATTGTTTGAGAACGGTATGTGATAATATCTAAGATTTTTGCACTCAGCAAATTGAGGTCTTTTGCatttattcataatttcttACAATATCAAAGATTAAAGCCAAATCGCAATTGCAATCATAACTGCAATTTAAATCTTGCATAATTGTATTGATAAGTAATAACacatgagaaaaattgtttactACAGAATTATGTATGTataattgtttttcactcatttATGTGAGAATTTGCAGTAAAGCAGAAAATTATTCGTTCAATTTGTTTGGAAATTAATAATAGCCAAGTAAGGACAGATTTTTTTGTGTGATTTTATCATTTCGATGAAAAGATACAAAATTGGTGTCCTGAAGCCTAGTTTGACAAAAAATAGTTTCATGTCACGGCATCGCTGTTGAATTGCGTATGTCACGGAATCGACGTTGAATGGGTATAGAAAATTATGGAAGGAATGAGAAATAGACTCGAAGAAGATAAAGTCGTGCTCATTTCGgtaatccttttaaaaaaatgaaatgttgtatttttattttttattttttaaaaaatataactttagtTAAATTTTGCAGACTGAAAAATATGTTATACATGCGGATAACAAGTTATTAATCAATGAGTATTTTTTGTTCATTGGGTTTAGAATTTAGAGACGGTAATTTTGAAAAGAGTTTCTCTTTTATGGGCaaaccaaaattatataatttatacggACCAGGGCTCAATTTAGACTCTAATTTTTTGAAGAGTAGAATGGTACTTGTCACAGATCCGGACTAGGGCTCAGTTGAATCCAAGGTTAGTCTATTAAAATGCCGATCATAGTAAATAACAATTGTAGTTGAAGAGAAGATTTGTGTTTCATTCTCGTATAATACAATTTAAAGAAATGAcaagaaattttaattgtaacCAAGTTTCTCCCTTGATTAGTTTAGTTTCGAAATCAATACAAAAGATCGAAGCTGATAAGTACATCTCTCCCTTGATCTGAGCATAGATATCTAAACCATTTTCACACCTATAAATACTATTAACTTTTACGTGGGTTTCTTTGCTAACTTGAGTTTGTGGATATCCTCCATTGCTCATGTAAACTGCATTCTGGGATTTTGGACTAATCTATCACATCTCCAGACAAATTACTTGTCAATCCAGTTTGTCCAATTACTAAGAGTCCAAAGCCATCACCTTCCAAACTTGGGACATAGTAGTATTCCTTTTTGTTAGTGATTTCTGAAATAATTCCAGCAAAAAGTATTGAAAGTTACGTCAAAATGATGTCGTAATATAACTTCAAACCAAATATGCAGATGATAAGAACGAGAatcataacatatatatatatatatatatatatatatatatatatatatatatatatatatatataatactactcTTGTTGACAATATTTAATGGAAGAACAATGGTGTCAACTTTGTTTTTGTGATTAACTTTTAAGAATTTAGGATCGATCGGTTTAGGGTCCTGTGTAGCTGtatgtttcaaaaaaaaaaaatagcaactaacttttagtttgtttaaaaaaaaaaaccagtttgtttggttagttttagtttttttcttcaaatttttagtttaaagataaattcaattaaaaagttttcaatcctattaaatttgattaaaagtgTGTTTTTGTTGCAATAATGACATCAACAATAGTACTTGTGTCAATGGTGGAGATAGTGTTGTAAGTGGTGACAATGAGTGttgatgatggtggtggtgctAATAGTAGTGGTTGGTGTTGCTAGTGTCGATAGTGGTGACGATGATGATGTTGCTCATGATGGTTGTGCCAATGGCAATGATGGGGGTGGTGATGATATTGATGATAGTAATTGTGATGATATTAGTACTAGCAGTcccaagcccggataaaaggagagggttgtgttaggctttcgacagTCAACGTaaaactttgtcgaatctctacgacatggatcaattacgtaataatgtgaatgctaggtcgttgcccggaagcaacgcgctgtatggctcgagtacagtgtcaaaagagcaagggccgctgcatcgccgcccggatatagtgaaaagtaagcaagggttcccacattttcgtgaacaggtgtgggtaaagaagctagttcatgacaggaggattcgctttggtacatggaatataggcacacttactggaaaatctatggaaatagtggatgttatagtgaggaggaagatcaattttatgtgcctacaagaaactaagtggacaggtgaaaaagcgaaagaattagacaactcgggatttaagctgtggtatacgggaaaaatcagatcaagaaatggggtagggattattgtggacaaggagtggaagaaggatgtcgtagatgtaagaagagtaggagatcgtatcatagccttaaaattggtagtgggacaggacacctttaatgttattagtgggtacgcacctcaggttgggttagcagaacactttaaggtagaattttgggaggatctagaaggggtacttcaggatataccccaaggagagaaaattttcctaggaggggatctcaatggacatgtaggtagcgtggatagaggttttgagggggtgcatgggggttttggcctaggggagatgaatggggagggtaaatccatcttggagttttcggaggctttggatctttctatagccaatacatggtttaagaaaagagaggaacatcttatcacttacaaaagtggagggacatgttctcagatagatttcttccttatcaggaagtctgataggaagtattgcttgaactgtaaagttatcccgggagagagcttgactacccaacatagagttttggttatggatgtaagaattagagatagggcaaagagaagaagtcctatggtagcaccaaggatcaaatggtggcacttgaagggtgagaaacaaggaatcttccaacaaaagatatgggagggatggtgtggacaatcccaaggaagtgcaaatgatatgtggaacaagacgtcccaagagattattaaagtggctaaagagacgttgggtgaatctagaggttttggacctaggggtaaagaatcgtggtggtggaatgaaagtgttcagagcaaagttagagtaaaaaatgagtgtttcaaggagtggtctaggtgtagaaattctgaaacttgggataagtataagatagctagaaatgaaaccaaaaaggcgatGAGTGAGGCAAGatcccaagcttttgacggactataccaagctctaggaaccagggacggagaaagatctacaTATAGatttgctaagggtagagagaggaagactagagatttggatcacgtaaagtgtgttaaggatgaagaaggcaaagtcttagtgcatgaaaaagatatcaagaaaaGGTGGAATgtgtatttccacaacttatttaatgatggatatggatatgactctagcagtctagacacaagagaagaggaccggaactataagtattatcgtcggattcagaaacaagaagtaaaggaagcgttgaaaagaatgagtaacggtaaggcggtggggccagacaacatacctattgaagtgtggaaaactcttggagatagaggtcttgagtggctcaccaaactctttaatgaaattatgaggtcaaaacgcatgccggaggaatggaggagaagcacgttagtgccaatctataagaacaagggggatatacaaaattgtgcaaattataggggaatcaagctcatgagtcataccatgaaattatgggaaagagtgatcgaacggagattaagaaaggagactcaagttactgagaatcaatttcgtttcatgccgggaaggtcgaccatggaagtgatttatttattacggcgggtgatggagcaatatcgcatggaccaacaagacttgcacttgatttttattgacttggagaaagcgtatgatagagtgcctagagagattttgtggaaagctctagagaagaaaggggttagggttgcatatattcaagctatccaagatatgtatgatagggtatcgactagtgttaggacacagggtggagagtcagacgattttcccatcacaattggtttgcatcaagggtcaacccttagcccctacctttttaccttaattctggatgtcctcacggaacaaatccaagagatagcgccgagatgcatgctttttgcagatgacatagtcctccttggagagtcgagggaggagttgaatgagaggttggaaacttggagacgagctctagaaacacatggctttcgcctaagcagaagcaaatcggagtatatggaatgtaagttcaacaaaagtaggagggtatctaactcagaggtgaaaataggagaccatattatccctcaagtcacacggtttaaatatcttgggtctgtaatacaggatgatggagaaattgaaggggatgtga
This window harbors:
- the LOC100800396 gene encoding putative zinc transporter At3g08650 translates to MAPNLRLRLCVPLLFLLLSFLLNSNAELDHQVSHKVIAAPHKDVGTNVIDGTGVENAFNFENANSVVGSRKGGSSKVSVSTVALFTLAMAAATGLGAVPFFFVELDPQWAGLCNGMAAGVMLAASFDLIQEGQEFGAGNWVVTGILAGGIFIWLCKKFLEQYGEVSMLDLKGADATKVVLVIGIMTLHSFGEGSGVGVSFAGSKGFTQGLLVTLAIAVHNIPEGLAVSMVLASRGVSPQNAMLWSIITSLPQPIVAVPSFICADAFSKFLPFCTGFAAGCMIWMVIAEVLPDAFKEASASQVASAATLSVAFMEALSTFFQNFSHDYNSEDASGFFVSLLFGLGPLLGGIILVVFALALRLQHALLMGTACGIAFVLGAWRPVQLILSSKLGLFPVLLLLAMGAAFIHVSSSGVLKVAASKKASVNDLPTLTGFPLSVHTLQSFISCGAVAFHALAEGLALGVAAPKAYGLGRHMVLPVSLHGLPRGAAVASCIFGATDSWHGSLATAAIIGFMGPISAIGAILTGIDYSGLDHIMVLACGGLIPSFGNVVKRALSLDKRKSTCGLIMGIGFATLCLTFTRLVCLHTPYCNSAPEAVR